From Pseudomonas sp. stari2, a single genomic window includes:
- a CDS encoding DUF2288 domain-containing protein, whose product MNQEPSTLYAKLLGETASITWKELERFYAQGALLWVDGDLDLIAVAEAVASDQGEKVAAWLAEDKVAKLSETRALDIFERDPEMWAVVVRPWILVQERALA is encoded by the coding sequence AGAACCTAGCACCCTCTATGCCAAGCTGCTTGGTGAAACCGCATCTATTACCTGGAAAGAGCTGGAGCGCTTCTACGCCCAGGGTGCCCTATTGTGGGTCGATGGCGACCTGGATTTGATCGCCGTGGCCGAGGCCGTGGCATCGGATCAGGGCGAGAAAGTCGCTGCCTGGCTGGCCGAAGACAAGGTCGCCAAGCTGTCTGAAACGCGGGCGCTGGATATTTTCGAACGTGATCCAGAGATGTGGGCGGTGGTGGTTCGACCGTGGATCCTGGTCCAGGAAAGGGCGTTGGCCTGA